The sequence TACGCGGTCGGTCTCAATGCCCAACTCCTCCAAGCCGAGGTTTCTCGTGTAGGGGCGTCTGCCCACAGCGACGAGGACCACGTCGGTCTCCATCTGAAGAAAAACACAAGCTTGCAGAGACCCGAGTTTTCTCTGTGCTCGCAAAACAGAACGCTGGCGCCCACCAAACACCCGGCACCTCCCTCAAAACACCGCAACCcatacatatttatacatGTGAATCTATaggctgctcttagttttatcctacTGTTTACTttaggtggtactacaggtgtagaCAACACACTGGGTGATTCCCTAAGTGTGTGAACGCACATGAAGCACCCGAGTCTGTCTCGTGTCTGGCACTTGCCTCGAATGCGTTTCCGCCTTTCGCAGGCTCTGGAGGCACACACAAAAAAGGCAACACAGTGGTGCATTTTAACCACAAAGCACACGGGCATCAATCGCGCGCCCGGGATCCCTTCAGTCTATGCTCTTGTGAACGTGTTTACGACTATATTTATGGACGCATTCCACGCGTATGCAGTTCCGATGCATGGAACTTTGTCTGTTGTTGGAGAGACGAACACAAGCGCATGCGTCACCCGCTGAACACTGTCTCGCCCACACGCACGGCCTCGTGAGGCAGTGCTGTTCCTCGAGCGGACCCACGGCGGCGTGCAAAAAAATAGAAAAaaccgaggagacgcgcagaggatATCTCTGTGCGTATACGCACAAACAGCGCAGCACAAACTAGGCGAATACGCAAATTGCTGGCGTTTTTGAGACGCACCGAGGTGGAGCGTGGCGGAGGAGTCACGCACGTCAGCACCGACGACCTTCGTGCCGAGCTGGAACTTGATGCCGCTCTTCGCCATCTCTTTCTGGAAGGCACTCGCGATTTCTCCGTCCTACAAATACAAAAAGAGGGGCATGACTGAGCcaccgcctcgcgggcgaaGTCTGGGAACCTGAAAGACGCAGCAATGGGCAGGCTCCCTTGGAGACGCCAGACATGCCCTCTGTTTCAGTAATCCGCTCACAACTCACGGCGTCGCAAAATTATGGAATTCACTTACAACGGGGGGAAGCAGGCGGTCGAGGAACTCAATGACGGTCACTTCCGCGCCGAGGTTTCTCCAGACGGAGCCCAATTCAAGGCCGATTACGCCTCCGCCGATGACAGCCATGCGCTTGGGCACGCTCGTGAGGGACAACGCGCCTGACGGAAAACCGCAAACGAGACTTTACTTGCACTTTGACTCCAACACGACCTTTacacgcgcgcagccgctcgcaCCGAGACGCACCTCCACTTTACACACGCAGTTtcctatatctatctatcgaCCTACTGGCTTATCTTGGTATACATGTACTtatgtctatatatctatctatacaTAAACACATCTCTACTGCATGCGCGTTTGCGACTCGGCACCGCGACTCCCGCGCCGCTTGCTGTGCGCTTTGTGACTCCCACACTGTGCGTAGACATGCACACGCTCATACATGCaccacatacatatatatatgtataaatatatatatctatatatgtaaatacaTACTTATTTGTGTTACATGTCAGGTGTTTTGGGTCGCGCTTGTGGAGGGCGTACCTGTGGAGCTGAGGATGACTTTTTCATCGATGGGGACTGAGTTGCCGGGCAGGGGCGCGGGCTCAGATCCGGTGGCAAGAATGATGTTGCCCGCGTCCAGACTCTTCACGCCGGACTGGTCGTTCGGCGACACCAGCACAGAGTTGCTGTCTGCGAGCTTGCCTTCGCCCTGAAACGCAAACAAAGAGGACCGCAAAACGCCAGACGAGCCTTGAACGAGAAGTCGGCAGCCACCACCTTCGCATGCAAGTCTGGTGTACGTCCACGCGGGCGACCGCTGCGCAAGAGGAACCGAacccgcctctgcagagccGACACCGCGACCGCAGTCTCCGGCGCTCAGCTCGGGGCACGAAGATCCTCTAATCCAGCAGGAGTTGGCATTACACGGATGCTCACGCCCCAATATTGAGCGTATATAttacatatacacacataaaTGTACggatgtatgtatgtatgcctgtatatatgtatgcatttatgtgtgtatatgcatgcatattattctctctgcgtgcgacGTGCGTTTGCTCACCGCGAAGTAGTCGACTCCGTTTTTCTTGAAGAGGAACTCAATGCCTTGCGTGAGGGTCTTGACGactttctctttctgctgctgcatctTGCCGATGTCGATGCGCAAGTTCTCCAGGGTAATTCCAAATTTATCGAAGTGgtcgcgcgcttcctgcgAGCGAGAAGCAAAACAGGTCATCCACGCCGCGTCCACTGCATGAGATGCACAGCGTGATTGCCCCTACAGCCCCGCGTgtcagacgccgcggcctcaggcgcctcctctcctgctCCCGCCAAGCACCGGAAGAGCGCacagcgcccgcgctgctTGAAACGACTtggaaagagaaaacgaagacacACAGACTCTCGCACACTGTGTGGGGCGCGAGCCTCcagcaggcggagaccgcgTGAAGGAACCTGTGgggtcgcccgcctccgaccgcgtgcgcgcagagggcgaggcacTCGAAGGTGAAGCCGCAACAGACGACGCGCTGGGAGAACCGATTGAAGAAGCGACGAACGAGGGAACAAGGAAGCaaggctcgcgcagcgcggcacgcacagaaggacgcgcggaaaaaaatacggaaaaaaaaagcgagacgatccagaggcgcagacagcagcacgcgagaggccgcgtcACATGTCGCTATCCGAGACACCAGGAGCAACACGAAGAACGACGAGTGATGCCTTGACTTGCAAGCGCGAGCGAAcacggaaggcgagcgcgagtgACGTCGGTACCTTCCCCGCGGCGTAACGAGCCTTCAGCCCGCCGTCTCGTGCCTTGCACCTGGCTTGGGCGACCCCCGCGTTCACGTTTCAACGCTCATTTTCGTCTTTGCAACTTTTCAGAGCTGTGTTTTCCTGCGTTTCTCTGTAATACACATGCACGTGCGCTTTCTCTTGGCTTGTTGTCACGTATCCCCCTTGCTGTACGCGACAGGGTACAACCGCGTACAGCATGCGGCAAGGCGTCTCCAGTCGCTGGTCAGGAGGGAGTTCAACACATCCCTGCATCAGCCCAAACTGCGAAGCTGAGTCACTCGCGGCTCTAGGATGCAGGCCAAAGTGCTGTGGGGATCCCCTGGCTGCAGTCCagttctgcagcagctgaagacTGCTACAAGACCCGCATCGCATTCGACGTTGCACGCCTTGCTCCCCCACATTCGGTCCgctcgtctcttctcccctctgcgtctccggccgcaggcaggcgcaTCGGCAGACTCTGAAGGGCATCCTCCAGGGCCATCTGGCACGCGGATTACTTGGAGGgatctgcgccgccgtgcgGCACCGTCGTTGCTTTTTCGGGTGCGAGGCGTTCCCACCTGCAGCCGCCCCctcccacccccccccccccccccccccccccgccccccctccccagGCGTCTCTGGCGGAGCGCGTTCATTCGGTTTGCGGTCGGGGCGGCCTCGggacggctgcggcgccctgcaGCCGCTTCCCGGGAGCCTTGCTTCCTCTGtcgggctcgcgcggcgcgacggcttACCACGTATTTGTTGCTGATGTTGAGGACAGCTTTGGAGGGTATGCATCCGACGTTGAGGCAGGTTCCGCCCAAGCTGCCGCGCTTCTCGACGCACGCGGTTTTCAGgccgagctgcgcagccttGATCGCCGCCACGTACCCGCCGGGGCCTCCTCCaacgacgacgacgtcgTACTTTCCGCCAGTGGCGctcgcgaagccgcgactcggcaggaaggccgcagaggcggacgccgccgcgcaggcggcaggccgcgccgccaggagaggcggagctgcgcgccggcacGCCGAGAGAAGCGCCAGGCAAGAACAACGGGAAACAGACGTCATCGCGACCAGgaaacgagagaagaagaggctggCGGGAGGTGAGAGACCGGGGAATCCGggtgcggcgcagaggcgggacAAACAACGGGAGAAAGGACGAGAACGGCGACAGGAGAAACAGAGGGGCAAAAACACGAAGGAcaggagacagaaaagaaaaaagcgacAGTCggacagaaaaaagaagcacTTTTCAGGGTATGTGGAGAAACGCG is a genomic window of Besnoitia besnoiti strain Bb-Ger1 chromosome IV, whole genome shotgun sequence containing:
- a CDS encoding pyruvate dehydrogenase complex subunit PDH-E3II (encoded by transcript BESB_056450) → MTSVSRCSCLALLSACRRAAPPLLAARPAACAAASASAAFLPSRGFASATGGKYDVVVVGGGPGGYVAAIKAAQLGLKTACVEKRGSLGGTCLNVGCIPSKAVLNISNKYVEARDHFDKFGITLENLRIDIGKMQQQKEKVVKTLTQGIEFLFKKNGVDYFAGEGKLADSNSVLVSPNDQSGVKSLDAGNIILATGSEPAPLPGNSVPIDEKVILSSTGALSLTSVPKRMAVIGGGVIGLELGSVWRNLGAEVTVIEFLDRLLPPVDGEIASAFQKEMAKSGIKFQLGTKVVGADVRDSSATLHLAQRKLGSLQACVFLQMETDVVLVAVGRRPYTRNLGLEELGIETDRIGRIVVDESFCVPNYPNIRAIGDLIQGPMLAHKAEEEGIACVEMIAGVGEGHVNYSTIPSVIYTHPEIAGVGKTEEELKSSGVAYKKGSFPFAANSRARANDVVQGFVKILTDKETDKILGAWIMGPEAGELIAQLVLGMEYGAAAEDLGRTCVSHPTLSEAVKEACMACYDKPIHIA